One genomic window of Polyangium aurulentum includes the following:
- the malQ gene encoding 4-alpha-glucanotransferase has translation MTKQDKPKPHRNAGILLHPTSLPGPHGMGDLGVVARQFVDWLHESGIGLWQVLPLNPTGNNCPYVCWSAFAGNPLLVDLAGLAAQGLLDAKDLDHAFQPTSLVDFDAVRAFKEPRLARAAQRFLEKEDHPMKPAFRAFCEKETWAQDAALFWVIKRKHELRAWWDWQPALRDREPSALEAMRREHAGEIQRELAVLFFFESQWAELRAYANARDVQIIGDLPIYVDRDSVDVWAHKDLFHLEEDGRPKSVSGVPPDYFSETGQLWGNPIYNWDRMAKDDFAWWRARLSRVLTHANICRIDHFRAFSEFWEVPFGAPDARGGRWVKGPGIAFFEALKRHGGDMPIIAEDLGMIDEAVHELRRAAGLPGMRVLQFAFGGDAENTHLPHNHEPDNVVYPGTHDNDTTVGWWRSSPPHVRTHAQRYFRVSGQDIAWDLIHASFASVAQTAIVAMQDVLSLGNEARMNNPATPKGNWGWRLETPVFHRDIALRLRDLADLYGRVVKKPAEEKKK, from the coding sequence ATGACCAAGCAAGACAAACCGAAGCCTCACCGCAACGCGGGCATCCTCCTGCACCCGACCTCCCTGCCGGGCCCGCACGGCATGGGCGATCTCGGGGTGGTCGCCCGGCAATTCGTCGACTGGCTGCACGAATCCGGGATCGGCCTCTGGCAGGTCCTGCCCCTGAACCCGACCGGCAACAACTGCCCCTACGTCTGCTGGTCGGCCTTCGCGGGCAACCCCCTGCTCGTCGACCTCGCCGGCCTTGCCGCGCAGGGTCTGCTCGACGCGAAGGATCTCGATCACGCGTTCCAGCCGACGTCGCTCGTCGACTTCGACGCCGTGCGCGCCTTCAAGGAGCCGCGGCTCGCGCGCGCGGCGCAGCGCTTCCTCGAGAAGGAAGACCACCCGATGAAGCCCGCCTTCCGCGCCTTCTGCGAGAAGGAGACGTGGGCCCAGGACGCGGCGCTGTTCTGGGTGATCAAGCGCAAGCACGAGCTGCGGGCGTGGTGGGACTGGCAGCCGGCGCTGCGCGACCGCGAGCCGTCGGCGCTCGAGGCGATGCGGCGCGAGCACGCGGGCGAGATCCAGCGCGAGCTGGCCGTCCTGTTCTTCTTCGAGAGCCAGTGGGCCGAGCTGCGCGCCTACGCGAACGCGCGCGACGTGCAGATCATCGGAGACCTGCCCATTTACGTCGACCGCGACAGCGTCGACGTGTGGGCGCACAAGGATCTGTTCCACCTCGAGGAGGACGGCCGGCCGAAGAGCGTCTCCGGCGTGCCGCCCGATTACTTCAGCGAGACCGGGCAGCTCTGGGGCAACCCCATCTACAACTGGGATCGCATGGCGAAGGACGATTTCGCCTGGTGGCGGGCGCGCCTGTCCCGCGTGCTGACCCACGCGAACATCTGCCGCATCGATCACTTCCGCGCCTTTTCGGAGTTCTGGGAGGTGCCCTTCGGCGCGCCCGACGCCCGCGGCGGCCGCTGGGTGAAGGGCCCGGGGATCGCGTTCTTCGAGGCACTCAAGCGCCACGGCGGCGACATGCCGATCATCGCCGAGGATCTCGGCATGATCGACGAGGCCGTGCACGAGCTGCGCCGGGCCGCGGGGCTGCCGGGGATGCGCGTGCTGCAGTTCGCGTTCGGCGGCGACGCGGAGAACACGCACCTGCCCCACAACCACGAGCCCGACAACGTGGTTTATCCGGGCACGCACGACAACGACACGACCGTGGGCTGGTGGAGGAGCTCGCCGCCGCACGTGCGCACGCACGCGCAGCGCTACTTCCGGGTCTCGGGGCAGGACATTGCCTGGGATCTCATTCACGCCTCGTTCGCGTCGGTGGCGCAGACGGCCATCGTGGCCATGCAGGACGTGCTCTCGCTCGGCAACGAGGCGCGCATGAACAACCCCGCGACGCCGAAGGGCAACTGGGGCTGGCGCCTCGAGACGCCCGTCTTCCACCGCGACATCGCGCTCAGGCTGCGGGATCTGGCGGATCTCTATGGGCGCGTGGTGAAGAAGCCGGCGGAGGAGAAGAAGAAGTAA